In the Pseudomonas sp. DTU_2021_1001937_2_SI_NGA_ILE_001 genome, one interval contains:
- the msbA gene encoding lipid A export permease/ATP-binding protein MsbA, whose amino-acid sequence MSANESSAPSSVKIYLRLLSYVRPYVGIFLLSIVGFVIFASTQPMLAGILKYFVDGLTNPEAVLFPNVPWLKDLQLLQAVPLLIVLIAAWQGLGSFLGNYFLAKVSLGLVHDLRVELFNKLMVLPNRYFDTHNSGHLISRITFNVTMVTGAATDAIKVVIREGLTVVFLFIYLLWMNWKLTLVMLAILPLIAVMVGSASKKFRKQSKKIQVAMGDVTHVASETIQGYRVVRSFGGEKYEMERFAKASDSNTEKQLRMTKTGAVYTPMLQLVIYTAMAVLMFLVLFLRGEATAGDLVAYITAAGLLPKPIRQLSEVSSTIQKGVAGAESIFEQLDVTPEVDTGTYTIERVQGRLEVQNLSFTYPETDRLVLDDISFTAEPGQMVALVGRSGSGKSTLANLIPRFYAHETGQILLDGVDINDYRLTNLRRHIAQVNQNVTLFNDSVANNIAYGDLAGAPRADIEAAAAAAYAKEFIDRLPAGFDTEVGENGVLLSGGQRQRLAIARALLKNAPLLILDEATSALDTESERHIQAALDQVMKGRTTLVIAHRLSTIEKADLILVMDGGRIVERGTHTQLLAQNGYYARLHAMGLDEPAPVGAV is encoded by the coding sequence ATGTCAGCCAATGAATCGTCCGCGCCGTCCAGCGTGAAGATCTACCTGCGCCTGTTGTCCTACGTGCGTCCGTATGTGGGCATTTTTTTGCTCAGCATCGTCGGTTTCGTGATCTTCGCCTCTACCCAGCCCATGCTGGCCGGCATTCTCAAGTATTTCGTCGACGGCCTGACCAACCCTGAAGCCGTGCTGTTCCCCAATGTGCCCTGGCTCAAGGACCTGCAGCTGTTGCAGGCCGTGCCGTTGCTGATCGTATTGATCGCCGCGTGGCAGGGCCTGGGTTCGTTCCTGGGCAACTATTTTCTGGCCAAGGTCTCGTTGGGGCTGGTGCACGACCTGCGCGTCGAGCTGTTCAACAAGCTGATGGTGCTGCCCAACCGCTACTTCGATACGCACAACTCCGGGCACCTGATCTCGCGCATCACCTTCAACGTGACCATGGTCACCGGCGCCGCCACCGATGCCATCAAGGTGGTGATCCGCGAAGGCCTGACCGTGGTGTTCCTGTTCATCTACCTGCTGTGGATGAACTGGAAGCTGACCCTGGTGATGCTCGCCATCCTGCCGCTGATCGCGGTGATGGTCGGCAGTGCCAGCAAGAAATTCCGCAAGCAGAGCAAGAAGATCCAGGTGGCGATGGGCGATGTCACCCACGTGGCTTCGGAAACCATCCAGGGTTACCGGGTGGTGCGCAGCTTCGGCGGCGAAAAGTACGAGATGGAGCGCTTCGCCAAGGCCAGCGACAGCAACACCGAGAAACAGCTGCGCATGACCAAGACCGGCGCGGTCTACACCCCCATGCTGCAACTGGTGATCTATACCGCCATGGCGGTACTGATGTTCCTGGTGCTTTTCCTGCGTGGCGAGGCCACCGCCGGTGACCTGGTGGCCTACATCACCGCCGCCGGTCTGCTGCCCAAGCCGATCCGCCAGCTGTCCGAAGTCAGCTCGACCATCCAGAAAGGCGTGGCCGGTGCGGAAAGCATCTTCGAACAGCTCGACGTGACTCCGGAAGTCGATACCGGGACCTACACGATCGAGCGTGTACAAGGTCGCCTGGAGGTACAGAACCTCAGCTTCACCTACCCGGAAACCGACCGCCTGGTGCTCGACGACATCAGCTTTACCGCCGAGCCCGGCCAGATGGTCGCCCTGGTTGGCCGTTCCGGCAGCGGCAAGTCGACCCTGGCCAACCTGATTCCGCGCTTCTATGCCCACGAAACCGGGCAGATTCTCCTCGATGGCGTGGACATCAACGACTATCGCCTGACCAACCTGCGCCGCCACATCGCCCAGGTGAACCAGAACGTCACCCTGTTCAACGACAGCGTGGCCAACAACATCGCCTATGGCGACCTGGCCGGCGCCCCGCGCGCCGACATCGAGGCCGCTGCCGCCGCCGCCTATGCCAAGGAGTTCATCGACCGCCTGCCGGCCGGTTTCGATACCGAGGTGGGTGAGAACGGCGTGCTGCTGTCCGGTGGCCAGCGCCAGCGCCTGGCGATTGCCCGGGCACTGCTGAAGAACGCGCCGCTGCTGATCCTCGATGAAGCCACCTCGGCGCTGGACACCGAGTCGGAGCGGCACATCCAGGCGGCGCTGGACCAAGTGATGAAGGGCCGCACCACCCTGGTGATCGCCCACCGCCTGTCGACCATCGAGAAAGCCGACCTGATCCTGGTCATGGACGGCGGCCGCATCGTCGAGCGCGGTACCCATACCCAGTTGCTGGCGCAGAACGGCTACTACGCACGCCTGCACGCCATGGGCCTGGACGAGCCGGCGCCGGTCGGCGCGGTCTGA
- a CDS encoding NAD(P)/FAD-dependent oxidoreductase gives MPSVISTDVLIVGGGVAGLWLNARLRREGFSTVLVENANLGGGQSLKSQGIIHGGAKYALHGALTGASEAIADMPRRWRDALAGQGEIDLAGVRLLSEAHYLWSPGTLAGNLTSFFASKAVRGRVDQVKGNDLPPALQHPKFKGKVYRLAELVVDVPSLIQRLAQLAGDSLLAGQRIEPLLENGQLAGLRVDEREIRAQRVVVSAGAGTADLLQALGIAQPKMQRRPLHMVLVKGPSLKPLFAHCLGGGPKPRITVTTHPAADGQNVWYLGGDIAEADGVAREPAAQIAAARQELHNLLPWVDLEQAQWATLRVDRAEPEQSGLVRPDNAFLDVQGPLLVGWPTKLALAPDFADRVIAALARDGVLPTHAALPADLPKPPVATPVWDQLLP, from the coding sequence ATGCCATCTGTTATCTCCACCGACGTCCTGATCGTGGGCGGCGGTGTCGCCGGTCTCTGGCTCAACGCCCGCCTGCGTCGCGAGGGTTTTTCCACGGTGCTGGTGGAAAACGCCAACCTGGGCGGCGGGCAGAGCCTCAAGTCCCAGGGCATCATTCATGGCGGTGCCAAATACGCTCTGCACGGGGCGCTGACCGGCGCTTCGGAGGCCATTGCCGACATGCCGCGGCGCTGGCGCGACGCGCTGGCCGGCCAGGGCGAAATCGATCTGGCCGGCGTGCGCCTGCTGTCCGAGGCCCATTACCTGTGGTCGCCGGGCACCCTGGCCGGCAACCTCACCAGCTTCTTCGCCAGCAAGGCGGTGCGCGGCCGCGTCGACCAGGTCAAGGGCAATGACCTGCCCCCTGCCCTGCAACACCCCAAATTCAAAGGCAAGGTCTACCGCCTGGCCGAGCTGGTGGTCGACGTACCGAGCCTCATCCAGCGCCTGGCGCAACTGGCCGGTGACAGCCTGCTGGCCGGCCAGCGCATCGAGCCGCTGCTGGAGAATGGCCAGTTGGCCGGCCTGCGCGTCGATGAGCGGGAAATTCGCGCCCAGCGCGTAGTGGTCAGCGCCGGTGCCGGCACCGCCGACCTGCTGCAGGCCCTCGGTATCGCCCAACCGAAGATGCAGCGCCGCCCGCTGCACATGGTGCTGGTCAAGGGGCCGAGCCTGAAGCCGCTGTTCGCCCACTGCCTGGGCGGTGGCCCCAAGCCGCGCATCACCGTCACCACCCACCCGGCCGCCGACGGCCAGAACGTCTGGTACCTGGGTGGCGACATCGCCGAGGCCGACGGTGTGGCCCGCGAACCGGCGGCGCAGATCGCCGCCGCACGCCAGGAACTGCACAACCTGCTGCCCTGGGTCGACCTGGAGCAGGCGCAATGGGCAACCCTGCGGGTCGACCGTGCCGAGCCCGAGCAATCCGGCCTGGTGCGCCCGGACAACGCCTTCCTCGATGTGCAGGGCCCGCTGCTGGTCGGCTGGCCGACCAAGCTGGCCCTGGCGCCGGATTTCGCCGACCGGGTCATCGCCGCGCTGGCCAGGGACGGCGTACTGCCGACCCACGCTGCACTGCCCGCCGACCTGCCCAAGCCCCCCGTGGCCACACCTGTCTGGGACCAACTGCTGCCATGA
- a CDS encoding glycosyltransferase family 2 protein, with amino-acid sequence MVFSENSDITLVVTSCGRFDLLKRTLETFDRFNTAPIRHVLITEDSGDEQVRACIPEHWRAHTRFIVNNPKLGQMRSVDAAYALIETEWVFHCEDDWDFYRPGFIEESMTLLVNDPQALQVWLRSFNHDLMVHSPYVFLHEREVLQGIPFYKLGSHKEEWQGFSFNPGLRRLKDYQQHAPYADHGGEKKLSRVYADENRYALILENDAVLHTGFGSHVVVPQERLDKQRRKRRERVKLLATLVAGLLIGWLLTHVA; translated from the coding sequence ATGGTATTCAGCGAAAACAGCGATATCACGCTGGTCGTCACCAGCTGTGGCCGTTTCGACCTGTTGAAGCGCACCCTGGAAACCTTCGACCGTTTCAATACAGCGCCCATCCGTCATGTGCTGATCACCGAGGATTCCGGTGACGAGCAGGTCAGGGCCTGCATTCCCGAACACTGGCGCGCGCACACTCGGTTCATCGTCAACAACCCCAAGCTCGGCCAGATGCGCTCGGTGGATGCCGCCTACGCGCTGATCGAAACCGAATGGGTGTTCCATTGCGAAGACGACTGGGACTTCTACCGTCCCGGCTTCATCGAAGAGTCCATGACCCTGCTGGTCAACGACCCGCAGGCTTTACAGGTGTGGCTGCGCAGCTTCAACCACGACCTGATGGTGCACAGTCCCTATGTGTTCCTGCACGAGCGCGAGGTGCTGCAGGGCATCCCGTTCTACAAGCTCGGTTCGCACAAGGAAGAGTGGCAGGGGTTCTCCTTCAACCCCGGCCTGCGCCGGCTCAAGGACTACCAGCAGCATGCGCCCTACGCCGATCACGGCGGCGAAAAGAAACTTTCGCGGGTCTATGCTGACGAAAATCGCTACGCCCTGATCCTGGAAAACGACGCGGTATTGCACACCGGCTTCGGCAGTCATGTGGTGGTTCCCCAGGAGCGCCTGGATAAACAACGCCGCAAGCGCCGCGAACGGGTCAAGCTGCTCGCCACGCTGGTTGCGGGCCTGCTAATAGGTTGGTTACTCACTCATGTCGCTTGA
- a CDS encoding phosphotransferase, with product MQALDHARYLDLVQDAEVLEADGTGDKVLRLADGSMLKLFRRKRLISSAAWYPYATRFADNCQTLAQRAIPCPQVRSVFRVAAIQRDAVHYDPLPGRTLRQLLDSAASDDELRGSLGRFIAELHGKGIYFRSAHLGNVVLTPEGELGLIDIADMKTFRQPLRKSLRLRNFKHMLRYSQDRQWLLGDGNPVFVQAYLQAQDLCSEAELQQAIA from the coding sequence ATGCAAGCGCTTGACCATGCCCGCTACCTTGACCTGGTCCAGGACGCCGAAGTCCTGGAGGCCGATGGCACGGGCGACAAGGTGCTGCGCCTGGCCGACGGCTCGATGCTCAAGCTGTTCCGCCGCAAACGCCTGATCAGCTCCGCTGCCTGGTACCCCTACGCCACCCGCTTCGCTGACAACTGCCAGACCCTCGCCCAGCGCGCCATCCCCTGCCCGCAGGTGCGCAGCGTGTTCCGCGTGGCGGCGATCCAGCGTGACGCGGTGCACTACGACCCGCTGCCCGGTCGTACGCTGCGCCAGCTGCTGGACAGCGCCGCCAGTGACGACGAGCTGCGCGGCAGCCTCGGGCGTTTCATCGCCGAACTGCATGGCAAAGGCATCTATTTTCGCTCGGCGCACCTGGGCAACGTGGTGCTCACGCCCGAGGGCGAGCTGGGGCTGATCGACATCGCCGACATGAAGACCTTCCGCCAGCCGCTGCGCAAGTCGCTGCGCCTGCGCAACTTCAAGCACATGCTGCGTTATTCGCAAGACCGCCAGTGGCTGCTGGGCGACGGCAACCCGGTGTTCGTCCAGGCCTACCTGCAGGCCCAGGACCTGTGCAGCGAAGCGGAGCTGCAACAGGCCATTGCCTGA
- a CDS encoding O-antigen ligase domain-containing protein, protein MSLEAARVPFSKLQLYFGSVLSAFLLSFLLYDSAKFTNNLFYACMALPGLFFLLKSKGGGVFSQPLGRVWAVFMLWFLVPAVYAGDFQFYKHIAYVSLFVFIIAALVPVRLFNGGLFVRGLFWAVCLYLYASSLHSWMTGQFVFGQRVAILPGRLSNVIYASALLVCALALALPLWVRQRRWIEAFCAVLLTLLAAAVVVQTRTALVGIAVVFGLWALWILYRYPRRGSLALAGSVLVVVTVVWLCWEDQWVRLLFVRGDSFRIELFEIMTDEWRHCGWLLGCGVDFQTTRTLTGGIPIQHPHNVFVAMGLYFGAVSLVLFVAVMGLTLWQAWRQRDPWGCYLLCALVMLNFDGSKLIGNPDELWLLILLPAAMILARKVQKNAGIAPGREALPG, encoded by the coding sequence ATGTCGCTTGAAGCTGCCCGCGTTCCGTTCAGCAAACTCCAGCTTTACTTCGGCTCCGTGCTGTCGGCTTTTCTGCTGAGCTTCCTGCTGTACGACTCGGCCAAGTTCACCAACAACCTGTTCTACGCCTGCATGGCGCTGCCGGGGCTGTTCTTCCTGCTCAAAAGCAAGGGCGGCGGGGTGTTCAGCCAGCCGCTGGGACGTGTCTGGGCCGTTTTCATGCTGTGGTTCCTGGTGCCGGCGGTGTACGCCGGTGACTTCCAGTTCTACAAGCACATCGCCTACGTCAGTCTGTTCGTGTTCATCATTGCCGCGCTGGTGCCGGTGCGCCTGTTCAACGGCGGGCTGTTCGTGCGCGGCCTGTTCTGGGCGGTGTGCCTGTATCTCTACGCCAGCAGCCTGCACAGCTGGATGACCGGCCAGTTCGTCTTCGGCCAGCGCGTCGCGATCCTGCCGGGGCGGCTGAGCAACGTCATCTATGCCAGTGCCCTGCTGGTCTGTGCCCTGGCTCTGGCCCTGCCGCTGTGGGTTCGCCAGCGGCGCTGGATCGAAGCCTTTTGCGCGGTGCTGCTGACCCTGCTGGCCGCCGCCGTAGTGGTGCAAACCCGCACCGCGCTGGTGGGGATCGCCGTGGTGTTCGGCCTGTGGGCGCTGTGGATTCTCTACCGTTATCCACGCCGTGGCAGTCTGGCGCTGGCAGGCTCAGTGCTGGTGGTCGTCACCGTCGTCTGGCTGTGCTGGGAAGACCAGTGGGTGCGCCTGCTGTTCGTGCGCGGCGACTCGTTCCGCATCGAGCTGTTCGAGATCATGACCGACGAGTGGCGGCATTGCGGCTGGCTGCTGGGCTGTGGCGTGGACTTCCAGACCACCCGGACGCTGACCGGTGGCATTCCGATCCAGCACCCGCACAACGTCTTCGTGGCCATGGGCCTGTACTTCGGGGCGGTGTCGCTGGTGCTGTTCGTCGCGGTGATGGGCCTGACCCTCTGGCAGGCCTGGCGCCAGCGCGACCCGTGGGGCTGCTACCTGCTGTGCGCGCTGGTGATGCTCAACTTCGATGGCAGCAAGCTGATCGGCAACCCCGACGAGTTGTGGCTGCTGATCCTGCTGCCGGCGGCGATGATCCTGGCGCGCAAGGTACAGAAGAATGCTGGCATCGCGCCTGGCCGCGAAGCGCTGCCCGGCTGA
- a CDS encoding glycosyltransferase — MKVLFLVQKEQRAILDRLYDGVAAHCDCELRWLSSEEQRDLRGYFRREVDVSQYDRILFFLRFKQEVRQVAFIRSLPNLVILEHDAYQNYIPCKYTGKFSAHYRQLPWARVISSGFMVTERLRQEGFDAVFVPKGYDQTLLHGQGRERDIELAFVGSTRSVAYSGRKAFLDELAQVEPLLVTRTKSGEEYCDTLNRIRFFVSADVGMGEYMIKNFEAMACGCVLFAYDQGAEENRALGFEDMHNIVLYRDIDELRGKLQQLREDPAKAVEISRNGQTLAEQRYTFHALGKAIVDAMQAPLRPRPVPGLLDRVRAWLGV; from the coding sequence ATGAAAGTCCTATTTCTGGTCCAGAAAGAACAACGCGCCATCCTCGACCGCCTGTACGACGGTGTCGCCGCGCATTGCGATTGCGAGTTGCGCTGGCTGAGTTCCGAAGAGCAGCGCGACCTGCGTGGCTACTTCCGCCGCGAGGTGGATGTCAGCCAGTACGACCGGATCCTGTTCTTCCTGCGCTTCAAGCAGGAGGTGCGCCAGGTGGCGTTCATCCGCAGCCTGCCGAATCTGGTGATCCTCGAGCACGACGCCTACCAGAACTACATCCCGTGCAAGTACACCGGCAAGTTCAGCGCCCATTACCGGCAACTGCCGTGGGCGCGGGTGATCAGCTCGGGCTTCATGGTCACCGAGCGCCTGCGCCAGGAAGGCTTCGATGCGGTGTTCGTGCCCAAAGGCTACGACCAGACCCTGCTGCACGGCCAGGGCCGTGAGCGCGACATCGAGCTGGCGTTCGTCGGCAGCACCCGCAGCGTGGCCTACAGCGGCCGCAAGGCGTTTCTCGATGAGCTGGCCCAGGTCGAGCCCTTGCTGGTCACCCGCACCAAATCCGGCGAAGAGTACTGCGATACCCTCAACCGTATCCGCTTCTTCGTCAGTGCCGACGTGGGCATGGGCGAATACATGATCAAGAACTTCGAGGCCATGGCCTGCGGTTGCGTGCTGTTCGCCTACGACCAGGGCGCCGAGGAGAACCGCGCCCTGGGCTTCGAAGACATGCACAACATCGTGCTGTACCGCGACATCGACGAGTTGCGCGGCAAGCTGCAGCAGTTGCGTGAAGACCCGGCCAAGGCCGTGGAAATCTCGCGAAACGGGCAGACTTTGGCCGAGCAACGCTATACATTCCACGCCCTTGGCAAAGCCATCGTGGACGCCATGCAGGCGCCGCTGCGGCCACGCCCGGTGCCCGGCCTGCTGGACCGTGTCCGTGCCTGGCTCGGCGTGTAA
- the hldE gene encoding bifunctional D-glycero-beta-D-manno-heptose-7-phosphate kinase/D-glycero-beta-D-manno-heptose 1-phosphate adenylyltransferase HldE: MKLSMPRFDQAPVLVVGDVMLDRYWHGGTSRISPEAPVPVVKVDQIEDRPGGAANVALNIAALGAPASLVGVTGEDEAADSLANSLKAAGVQARFQRIAHQPTIVKLRVMSRHQQLLRIDFEEPFATDALALSVEVDNLLDGVKVLVLSDYGKGALKNHQVLIKAARERGIAVLADPKGKDFSIYRGASVITPNLSEFEAIVGHCRDENELVAKGGQLMRELDLGALLVTRGEHGMTLLRAEHPALHLPARAREVFDVTGAGDTVISTLAAALAAGEELPHAVGLANLAASIVVGKLGTAAISAPELRRAIQREEGTERGVLGLEQLLLAVEDARAHNEKIVFTNGCFDILHAGHVTYLEQARAQGDRLIVAINDDASVSRLKGPGRPINSVDRRMAVLAGLGAVDWVISFPEGTPENLLSHIKPDVLVKGGDYSVDQVVGADIVRANGGEVKVLGLVENSSTTAIVEKIRQQ; encoded by the coding sequence ATGAAGTTATCCATGCCGCGTTTCGATCAAGCGCCTGTCCTGGTGGTGGGCGATGTCATGCTCGACCGTTACTGGCATGGTGGCACCTCGCGCATCTCTCCCGAGGCGCCTGTGCCAGTGGTCAAGGTCGACCAGATCGAGGACCGTCCCGGCGGTGCAGCCAACGTGGCACTGAACATCGCCGCGCTGGGCGCCCCGGCGTCGCTGGTCGGGGTCACCGGCGAGGACGAAGCCGCCGACAGCCTGGCCAACAGCCTCAAGGCGGCTGGCGTGCAGGCGCGTTTCCAGCGCATTGCGCACCAGCCGACCATCGTCAAGCTGCGGGTCATGAGCCGCCACCAGCAGCTGCTGCGCATCGATTTCGAAGAACCCTTCGCCACCGATGCCCTGGCCCTGAGTGTCGAGGTCGACAACCTGCTCGATGGTGTCAAGGTGCTGGTGCTGTCCGACTACGGCAAGGGCGCGCTGAAGAACCATCAGGTGCTGATCAAGGCCGCCCGTGAGCGCGGTATCGCCGTGCTGGCCGACCCCAAGGGCAAGGACTTTTCCATCTACCGTGGTGCCAGCGTGATCACGCCTAACCTCAGCGAGTTCGAAGCCATCGTCGGCCATTGCCGCGACGAGAACGAGCTGGTGGCCAAGGGCGGGCAACTGATGCGCGAGCTGGACCTGGGCGCGTTGCTGGTGACCCGTGGCGAACACGGCATGACCCTGCTGCGTGCCGAGCACCCGGCGCTGCATCTGCCGGCCCGTGCCCGTGAGGTGTTCGACGTGACCGGCGCCGGCGATACGGTGATTTCCACCCTGGCCGCCGCCCTGGCCGCCGGTGAAGAGCTGCCGCATGCGGTCGGGCTGGCCAACCTGGCCGCCAGCATCGTGGTCGGCAAGCTGGGTACCGCCGCCATCAGCGCGCCCGAGCTGCGCCGCGCCATCCAGCGTGAAGAGGGCACCGAGCGTGGCGTACTGGGGCTGGAGCAACTGCTGCTGGCGGTCGAGGATGCCCGCGCGCACAACGAGAAGATCGTCTTTACCAACGGCTGCTTCGACATCCTCCATGCGGGTCACGTGACCTATCTGGAGCAGGCCCGCGCCCAAGGTGATCGACTGATCGTGGCGATCAACGACGACGCCTCGGTGAGCCGCCTGAAAGGCCCCGGTCGGCCGATCAACAGCGTCGACCGGCGCATGGCCGTGCTGGCCGGCCTGGGCGCGGTGGACTGGGTGATCAGCTTCCCCGAGGGCACGCCAGAGAACCTGCTCAGCCACATCAAGCCCGACGTGCTGGTCAAGGGCGGCGACTACAGTGTCGACCAGGTGGTGGGTGCCGATATCGTCCGCGCCAACGGCGGTGAGGTGAAAGTGCTGGGCCTGGTGGAAAACAGCTCGACCACGGCGATCGTCGAGAAGATCCGCCAACAGTGA
- a CDS encoding aldo/keto reductase, producing MSLPTLHELHRPLGTTGLSVSPLGLGTVKLGRDQGVKYPSGFSIPDDQQAAALLRQARELGINLLDTAPAYGISEERLGPLLRGQRHDWVIVSKVGEEFDNGLSHHDFSAAHTRMSVERSLKRLHTDFIDMVLVHSDGNDLAILNDSEVYPTLAALKREGKIRSYGFSGKTVEGGLLALREGDCAMVTYNLNEQGEKPVLDEAAALGKAILVKKALASGHICLEPGVDPVRASFELLFGHPGVASAIVGTINPVHLAHNVASAAAAIRR from the coding sequence ATGAGCCTGCCAACCCTGCACGAGCTGCACCGCCCGCTGGGCACAACCGGCCTGAGCGTCTCGCCGCTGGGCCTGGGGACCGTCAAGCTGGGCCGCGACCAAGGGGTCAAGTACCCCAGCGGCTTCAGCATTCCCGATGACCAGCAGGCCGCCGCCCTGCTGCGCCAGGCCCGCGAGCTGGGCATCAACCTGCTCGACACCGCCCCGGCCTACGGCATCAGCGAAGAGCGCCTCGGCCCACTATTGCGCGGCCAGCGCCATGACTGGGTGATCGTCAGCAAGGTCGGCGAAGAGTTCGACAACGGCCTGTCGCATCACGACTTCAGCGCCGCCCATACGCGGATGTCGGTGGAGCGCAGCCTGAAGCGCCTGCACACCGACTTCATCGACATGGTGCTGGTGCATTCCGACGGCAACGACCTGGCGATCCTCAACGACAGCGAGGTCTACCCGACCCTCGCCGCGCTCAAGCGCGAGGGCAAGATCCGCAGCTATGGCTTTTCCGGCAAGACCGTCGAAGGCGGTCTGCTGGCGCTGCGTGAAGGTGACTGCGCGATGGTCACCTACAACCTCAACGAGCAGGGCGAAAAACCGGTGCTGGACGAGGCGGCGGCACTGGGCAAGGCGATTCTGGTGAAAAAGGCCCTGGCCAGCGGTCATATCTGTCTGGAGCCCGGCGTAGACCCGGTGCGCGCCAGTTTTGAACTATTGTTTGGGCACCCCGGAGTCGCCAGTGCCATCGTCGGGACCATCAACCCGGTGCATCTGGCGCACAACGTGGCCAGCGCCGCAGCGGCCATTCGCCGCTGA
- a CDS encoding DMT family transporter, with amino-acid sequence MNAYYLLAIAICAEVIATTSMKAVKGLSTPLPLLLVIVGYAIAFWMLIIVVRSIPVGVTYAIWSGMGIVLVSIAALFIYGQKLDLPAMLGMGLIVLGVVVIQLFSKTAGH; translated from the coding sequence ATGAATGCCTATTACCTGCTGGCCATCGCCATCTGCGCCGAAGTCATCGCCACCACCTCCATGAAAGCGGTCAAGGGCTTGAGCACGCCGCTGCCCTTGCTGCTGGTCATCGTCGGCTATGCCATCGCCTTCTGGATGCTGATCATCGTCGTGCGCAGCATCCCGGTGGGCGTGACCTACGCCATCTGGTCGGGGATGGGCATCGTCCTGGTGAGCATCGCGGCGCTGTTCATCTACGGCCAGAAACTCGACCTGCCCGCCATGCTGGGCATGGGCCTGATTGTCCTGGGTGTGGTGGTGATCCAGCTGTTCTCGAAAACCGCCGGGCACTGA
- a CDS encoding metal ABC transporter ATPase: MPRTLIRKNPSNFKTLSLYVEATPEGLSYESIGMPLNFTQTLQRRRKVEVPDTERFALELANLGVSVRLTLSWQNRDYWVLVRQKRKDRGDVVLKLISGYVPAHELNLPLHTAIQEVAEECLIETPQGWLSGRYQDTWLPAPYAAALHYREAMPFLLSPLSGAARPVRCGNLALLERPRAYVHLPTASLQLIYDLRLEIPREARPVSLFHVDESLEDQHLVARLNRSKPDLYLMPLENGEPLPELYTLRRDQLCAVNTRGLYLAESFARQNGWVVSEERIRWKDWLRQQGMTPPPKKSGLTRLTGKARELVQRARSRLQK, from the coding sequence ATGCCGCGAACCCTGATCAGGAAGAACCCCTCCAACTTCAAGACCCTGTCGCTTTATGTAGAAGCGACCCCCGAGGGCTTGAGCTATGAAAGCATCGGCATGCCGCTCAACTTCACCCAGACCCTGCAGCGGCGCCGCAAGGTCGAGGTGCCGGACACCGAACGCTTCGCCCTGGAACTGGCCAACCTGGGCGTCTCGGTGCGCCTGACCCTCAGCTGGCAGAACCGCGACTACTGGGTGCTGGTACGCCAGAAGCGCAAGGACCGCGGCGACGTGGTGCTCAAGCTGATTTCCGGCTACGTGCCGGCCCACGAGCTGAACCTGCCGCTGCATACGGCGATTCAGGAAGTCGCCGAGGAATGCCTGATCGAAACGCCGCAGGGCTGGCTCAGCGGTCGTTACCAGGACACCTGGCTGCCGGCGCCCTACGCCGCCGCGCTGCATTACCGCGAAGCCATGCCGTTCCTGCTCAGCCCGCTGTCCGGTGCGGCGCGTCCGGTGCGCTGTGGCAACCTGGCCCTGCTGGAACGCCCCCGCGCCTATGTGCACCTGCCCACGGCCTCGCTGCAGCTGATCTACGACCTGCGCCTGGAGATCCCCCGTGAAGCGCGGCCGGTGAGCCTGTTCCATGTCGATGAAAGCCTGGAAGATCAGCACCTGGTCGCGCGCCTGAACCGCAGCAAGCCCGACCTGTACCTGATGCCGCTGGAGAACGGTGAGCCACTGCCAGAGCTGTACACCCTGCGTCGCGACCAGCTGTGTGCGGTCAACACCCGCGGGTTGTACCTGGCAGAAAGCTTCGCCCGGCAGAACGGCTGGGTGGTGAGCGAGGAGCGGATTCGCTGGAAGGACTGGCTGCGCCAGCAAGGCATGACCCCGCCGCCAAAGAAGAGCGGCCTGACCCGCCTCACCGGCAAGGCCCGCGAGCTGGTGCAGCGCGCGCGTTCACGGTTGCAGAAATGA